Proteins encoded in a region of the Myxococcus guangdongensis genome:
- a CDS encoding DNA alkylation repair protein yields the protein MTRSQVMKALEAAGDPRVRERYVRDGAGENVFGVLMGKLRALAGEVGQNHAMGLELWATGNHEARLLACMVLEPDALTEKAARELLEPLTLPLLVDELVGRVLVKSPVAGALEKRWRDGDQELPRRAGWKLLAGRISAGLAKDLEVGATLARIERELPKAPYRVQEGLNFCLVWIGLHLPEHRDEAIAIGERLGRWDPRPIPKGCTSSYAPEWIAAVLALRKGEKTEARKKMEATAAKKKPAPSSKKTASKKPARKRTA from the coding sequence ATGACGCGGTCCCAGGTGATGAAGGCGCTCGAAGCGGCCGGCGACCCGAGGGTGCGTGAGCGCTATGTGCGCGACGGCGCCGGGGAAAACGTGTTCGGCGTGCTGATGGGGAAGCTTCGCGCGCTCGCGGGCGAGGTGGGACAGAACCACGCGATGGGACTGGAGCTCTGGGCCACGGGAAACCACGAGGCCCGCCTCCTCGCTTGCATGGTGCTCGAGCCGGACGCTCTCACGGAGAAGGCGGCCCGTGAGCTGCTCGAGCCACTCACCCTGCCGCTGCTGGTGGATGAGCTGGTCGGGCGGGTGCTCGTGAAGTCGCCGGTCGCCGGGGCGCTGGAGAAGCGCTGGAGGGATGGCGATCAGGAGTTGCCACGGCGCGCGGGCTGGAAGCTCCTCGCGGGACGGATTTCGGCGGGACTGGCGAAGGACCTCGAGGTCGGGGCGACGCTCGCTCGCATCGAGAGGGAGCTGCCGAAGGCGCCGTACCGCGTGCAGGAAGGCCTCAACTTCTGCCTCGTCTGGATCGGCCTCCACCTGCCGGAGCACCGCGACGAGGCCATCGCCATTGGTGAGCGACTGGGCCGTTGGGATCCGAGGCCCATTCCAAAGGGCTGCACGTCCAGCTACGCGCCGGAGTGGATCGCCGCGGTCCTCGCGCTGCGCAAGGGGGAGAAGACAGAGGCGCGCAAGAAGATGGAGGCCACGGCGGCGAAGAAGAAGCCGGCTCCCTCGAGCAAGAAGACCGCGTCGAAGAAGCCGGCCCGGAAACGCACGGCCTGA
- a CDS encoding UDP-N-acetylglucosamine--peptide N-acetylglucosaminyltransferase SPINDLY family protein — protein sequence MSERNDIPRPPVTAAPPPSAVVPGKTGPSATEALAQSVQAAPQAAPTPSMEDEARERIASLEREARTLSATDATTAAQLFHEVGLLWEEPLKNPRNAAVAFQNAYKLAPRYLVNIRAARRLFADVGNWQMVIQLLDAELSATDDARHQAALLFEKGIVLQERLSRDEESAACLRQCLERRPTDVVVLTQLESVYAARNDAAALVEVYRLLAATMQQPSLRAHYLTSAGLLLEERLKQREPAASLLREAFALDRADALLLAALKRVAEREGRTEELLEALTAEAALLGPQAAPAYLQIAKVHERLGQKGEALAALLDGRHAAPNDPLILSELAGIYETQGRFEELADVLLARVGSLNDESELVATNLRLAALYEEVLKREVDAAARYQAIVARIPGHSAALAGLGKLYYRMQNWEGLVSVFDAEVAAAEDAKQKAARMYKAAEILEERLGRQEDAISRYNSCLQLQPGYLPAQKALTRLYERQGRFAELVAMFEQDLLQTSDRDQLITTLNKMAGVYEDRLGDLDHAIECMKRILDLASDHLPTIRNLARLYERAQRFRELLETHDLEASLAGDTKQVLSLLHRNAEILDENLKDRAGAISAYERVLALSPSYLPALKALGRLYAQDGRWEKLVDMYRAESESSQSTEQAAALIYKIGELYEQRLSREDDAIASYQEALMLAPSYFPALRALARIYRAQGAWESLVAMLREEAANRTDPLERANALFQAAVIWEEALRRPDLAIETYQEVLRLTPGHAATLRALERLFLSQDNVKELVAILDRETQVGNTPAAKVTAYLKLARLYLDRFQEPSRAALCCEAVLGLDAGNLTALTLLERIRASDRPRRAELRQRIAERVNDPRLATALRLSAVVDLDKGPAEGTLEAYKRAFEADPGDARLAFALERSLKLAGDVSGLARLYTLRLAHARDADEALEMLLRTAELAETRFGDLERAAALYKQALELQPQCIPALQGTRRVAMRRGDAAEARSALEAEARLSKDPRGAIDAFIGAARLASLIQKDTDGAAALYKQALERDPLHPAAQAGLEELLAHRGGSADLAALHERRAEAKLAQKDHVAAATGFVSAARLHHGALGDKPRAVALLEKALSAQPGHIEALELRASLLLEAQQYAEAAAMLTQRVQLGGDVRTLAPFHLTLGTLYQTHLNDATRAIAYLMTVLASQPRHQEALERLSTLHTQARNYAGAVDCLHKLLQQELSPDARARFTLELARTYDEGLGDAAAATPLYRRALELSPGDTTLIDKLVTLYERARNLPELAQLLEAQASASTDPRRASALRIRVAELYAGALSEPARATGLYRQVVDADGANLTARFALAGLYARDTSSVPMAIEEHKQILRQDPTRVDSLHALFKLWEGLKQLDKAFCVASVLQFLRSTNEVELAFYTEGRARLAQEAREALTSTDVDTVLMHPGVRGPLLEVLRAMGDQLEKVYPPSFDIVGVNPKTDKLKPDSAVYKAVRTVAQVFGVEEFDAYQARRGLTVLETTEPMSVCIGQDVVRRFNAREQKFLLGRAALGLLNKAAVLEKLSQGETADLFGNAIRIHAQNFSALGRRNDEAVKQLRKAFSRKAIKALEVPALSLGDVQKLELAPWLDALDYSADRAGLLMAGDVSVGLGMVLREDPNFAGAKLDSAEPVIQAVREGERLRTLVSWSFTDDFFRLRQRLGLSL from the coding sequence ATGAGCGAGCGCAACGACATCCCGCGACCCCCTGTCACGGCCGCCCCTCCTCCGTCCGCTGTCGTGCCCGGCAAGACGGGCCCCTCCGCCACGGAGGCGCTCGCCCAGTCCGTTCAGGCCGCGCCCCAGGCGGCGCCCACGCCGAGCATGGAGGACGAGGCCCGCGAGCGCATCGCCTCGCTCGAGCGCGAGGCCCGGACGCTCAGCGCCACGGACGCCACCACGGCCGCGCAGCTCTTCCACGAGGTCGGCCTGCTCTGGGAAGAGCCGCTCAAGAATCCGCGCAACGCGGCCGTCGCGTTCCAGAACGCGTACAAGCTCGCGCCGCGCTACCTGGTCAACATCCGCGCCGCGCGCCGCCTCTTCGCGGACGTCGGCAACTGGCAGATGGTCATCCAGCTGCTCGACGCGGAGCTGTCCGCCACCGACGACGCGCGCCACCAGGCCGCGCTCCTGTTCGAGAAGGGCATCGTCCTCCAGGAGCGCCTGTCCCGCGACGAGGAGTCCGCCGCGTGCCTGCGCCAGTGCCTGGAGCGCCGCCCCACCGACGTGGTGGTCCTCACGCAGCTCGAGTCCGTCTACGCCGCGCGCAATGACGCCGCCGCGCTGGTGGAGGTCTACCGGCTCCTGGCCGCCACCATGCAGCAGCCGTCGCTGCGCGCGCACTACCTGACCTCCGCGGGCCTGCTGCTCGAGGAGCGCCTCAAGCAGCGCGAGCCCGCCGCGTCGCTCCTGCGCGAGGCCTTCGCCCTGGACCGCGCGGACGCGCTGCTGCTCGCCGCGCTCAAGCGCGTCGCCGAGCGCGAGGGCCGCACCGAGGAGCTGCTCGAGGCGCTCACGGCGGAGGCCGCCCTGTTGGGGCCCCAGGCCGCGCCGGCCTATCTGCAGATCGCCAAGGTCCACGAGCGACTGGGCCAGAAGGGCGAGGCCCTGGCCGCGCTCCTGGATGGACGCCACGCGGCGCCCAATGACCCGCTCATCCTCAGCGAGCTGGCTGGCATCTACGAGACGCAGGGCCGCTTCGAGGAGCTGGCGGACGTGCTGCTCGCGCGCGTGGGCTCGCTCAACGACGAGAGCGAGCTGGTGGCCACCAACCTGCGGCTGGCCGCGCTGTACGAGGAGGTCCTCAAGCGCGAGGTGGACGCGGCGGCGCGCTATCAGGCCATCGTCGCGCGCATCCCCGGTCACTCGGCGGCGCTCGCGGGCCTGGGCAAGCTGTACTACCGGATGCAGAACTGGGAGGGGCTGGTCTCCGTCTTCGACGCGGAGGTCGCCGCCGCCGAGGACGCCAAGCAGAAGGCCGCGCGCATGTACAAGGCCGCGGAGATCCTCGAGGAGCGGCTGGGACGGCAGGAGGACGCCATCTCCCGCTACAACTCCTGCCTCCAGCTGCAGCCCGGTTACCTGCCCGCGCAGAAGGCCCTCACCCGCCTCTACGAGCGCCAGGGCCGCTTCGCGGAGCTGGTGGCGATGTTCGAGCAGGACCTGCTCCAGACGTCGGACCGGGATCAGCTCATCACCACGCTCAACAAGATGGCCGGGGTGTACGAGGACAGGCTGGGAGACCTGGACCACGCCATCGAGTGCATGAAGCGCATCCTCGACCTGGCGTCGGACCACCTGCCCACCATCCGCAACCTGGCGCGGTTGTATGAGCGCGCGCAGCGCTTCCGTGAGCTGCTGGAGACGCATGACCTGGAGGCGTCGCTCGCGGGCGACACCAAGCAGGTGCTGTCGCTGCTCCACCGCAACGCGGAGATCCTCGACGAGAACCTGAAGGACCGCGCGGGCGCCATCTCCGCGTACGAGCGGGTGCTGGCGCTGTCCCCGTCGTACCTCCCCGCGCTCAAGGCCCTGGGCCGGCTATACGCGCAGGACGGCCGCTGGGAGAAGCTGGTGGACATGTACCGGGCGGAGTCGGAGAGCTCGCAGTCCACCGAGCAGGCCGCCGCGCTCATCTACAAGATTGGTGAGCTGTACGAGCAGCGCCTGTCGCGCGAGGACGACGCCATCGCCTCGTACCAGGAGGCGCTGATGCTGGCGCCCAGCTACTTCCCCGCGCTGCGCGCGCTGGCCCGCATCTACCGCGCCCAGGGCGCGTGGGAGAGCCTGGTCGCGATGCTGCGCGAGGAGGCCGCCAACCGCACGGACCCGCTGGAGCGGGCCAACGCGCTGTTCCAGGCCGCGGTCATCTGGGAGGAGGCGCTGCGCCGCCCGGACCTGGCCATCGAGACCTACCAGGAGGTGCTGCGGCTGACGCCGGGCCACGCCGCCACGCTGCGCGCGCTGGAGCGGCTGTTCCTGTCGCAGGACAACGTCAAGGAGCTGGTCGCCATCCTGGACCGCGAGACGCAGGTGGGCAACACGCCCGCGGCCAAGGTGACGGCGTACCTGAAGCTGGCGCGGCTGTACCTGGACCGCTTCCAGGAGCCCTCGCGCGCGGCGCTGTGCTGCGAGGCCGTGCTCGGCCTGGACGCGGGCAACCTCACCGCCCTCACCCTGCTGGAGCGCATCCGCGCGTCGGACCGTCCGCGCCGCGCGGAGCTGCGGCAGCGCATCGCCGAGCGGGTGAACGACCCTCGCCTGGCCACCGCGCTGCGGCTGTCCGCCGTGGTGGACCTGGACAAGGGCCCCGCGGAGGGCACGCTGGAGGCGTACAAGCGCGCCTTCGAGGCGGACCCGGGTGACGCGCGGCTCGCGTTCGCGCTGGAGCGCTCGCTCAAGCTGGCCGGGGACGTGTCGGGCCTGGCCCGGCTGTACACGCTGCGGCTGGCGCACGCGCGCGACGCGGACGAGGCGCTGGAGATGCTGCTGCGCACGGCCGAGCTCGCGGAGACGCGCTTCGGGGACCTGGAGCGCGCGGCGGCCCTCTACAAGCAGGCGCTGGAGCTGCAGCCGCAGTGCATCCCGGCGCTCCAGGGCACCCGTCGCGTGGCGATGCGGCGCGGAGACGCGGCCGAGGCCCGCTCGGCGCTGGAGGCCGAGGCGCGGCTGAGCAAGGACCCGCGCGGCGCCATCGACGCGTTCATCGGCGCGGCGCGGCTGGCGTCGCTCATCCAGAAGGACACCGACGGCGCGGCGGCGCTCTACAAGCAGGCGCTGGAGAGAGACCCGCTGCACCCGGCCGCGCAGGCGGGCCTGGAGGAGCTGCTGGCGCACCGGGGCGGCTCGGCGGACCTGGCCGCGCTGCACGAGCGGCGCGCCGAGGCGAAGCTCGCGCAGAAGGACCACGTCGCCGCGGCCACGGGCTTCGTGAGCGCGGCGCGGCTGCACCACGGGGCGCTGGGAGACAAGCCGCGCGCGGTGGCGCTGCTGGAGAAGGCGCTGTCGGCGCAGCCGGGCCACATCGAGGCGCTGGAGCTGCGCGCCTCCCTGCTCCTGGAGGCCCAGCAGTACGCGGAGGCCGCCGCCATGCTGACCCAGCGCGTGCAGCTGGGTGGGGACGTGCGCACGCTCGCGCCCTTCCACCTCACGCTGGGCACGCTGTACCAGACGCACCTGAACGACGCGACGCGCGCCATCGCGTATCTGATGACGGTGCTCGCCTCGCAGCCCCGGCACCAGGAGGCGCTGGAGCGGCTGTCCACGCTGCACACGCAGGCGCGCAACTACGCGGGCGCGGTGGACTGCCTGCACAAGCTCTTGCAGCAGGAGCTGTCCCCGGACGCCCGCGCGCGCTTCACGCTGGAGCTGGCGCGCACGTATGACGAGGGCCTGGGTGACGCGGCCGCGGCCACGCCGCTGTACCGCCGCGCGCTGGAGCTGTCGCCGGGCGACACCACGCTCATCGACAAGCTGGTGACGCTGTACGAGCGCGCGCGGAACCTGCCGGAGCTGGCGCAGCTGTTGGAGGCCCAGGCCTCCGCGTCCACGGACCCGCGCCGCGCGAGCGCGCTGCGGATTCGCGTGGCGGAGCTGTACGCGGGCGCCCTGTCCGAGCCCGCCCGCGCCACCGGGTTGTACCGCCAGGTGGTGGACGCGGACGGCGCCAATCTCACGGCCCGCTTCGCGCTGGCCGGGCTGTACGCGCGCGACACGTCGTCCGTGCCGATGGCCATCGAGGAGCACAAGCAGATCCTCCGCCAGGACCCGACGCGGGTGGACAGCCTGCATGCGCTGTTCAAGCTCTGGGAGGGCCTCAAGCAGCTGGACAAGGCGTTCTGCGTGGCGTCGGTGCTCCAGTTCCTGCGCTCGACGAACGAGGTGGAGCTGGCCTTCTACACGGAGGGCCGCGCGCGGCTGGCGCAGGAGGCTCGCGAGGCGCTGACGTCGACGGACGTGGACACGGTGCTGATGCATCCGGGCGTCCGGGGTCCGCTGCTGGAGGTGCTGCGAGCGATGGGGGACCAGCTGGAGAAGGTCTACCCACCGAGCTTCGACATCGTCGGCGTCAACCCGAAGACGGACAAGCTCAAGCCGGACAGCGCGGTGTACAAGGCCGTGCGCACGGTGGCGCAGGTGTTCGGCGTGGAGGAGTTCGACGCGTACCAGGCGCGGCGCGGGCTCACGGTGCTGGAGACGACCGAGCCCATGTCGGTGTGCATCGGCCAGGACGTGGTGCGGCGCTTCAACGCGCGCGAGCAGAAGTTCCTCCTGGGCCGCGCGGCGCTGGGCCTGCTCAACAAGGCGGCCGTGCTGGAGAAGCTGTCGCAGGGCGAGACGGCGGACCTGTTCGGCAACGCCATCCGCATCCACGCGCAGAACTTCTCCGCGCTGGGCCGGCGCAACGACGAGGCGGTGAAGCAGCTGCGCAAGGCGTTCTCCCGCAAGGCCATCAAGGCGCTGGAGGTGCCCGCGCTGTCGCTGGGTGACGTGCAGAAGCTGGAGCTGGCGCCGTGGCTGGACGCGCTGGACTACTCGGCGGACCGCGCGGGTCTGCTGATGGCCGGCGACGTGTCCGTGGGCCTGGGCATGGTGCTGCGCGAGGACCCGAACTTCGCGGGCGCGAAGCTGGACTCTGCCGAGCCGGTGATTCAGGCCGTGCGCGAGGGTGAGCGGCTGCGCACCCTGGTGTCCTGGTCCTTCACCGACGACTTCTTCCGGCTGCGCCAGCGGCTGGGGCTGTCGCTGTAG
- the ribB gene encoding 3,4-dihydroxy-2-butanone-4-phosphate synthase — protein MQTRERTEATMSHDAKLSSIEDAIQDIRDGKFVIVADDEDRENEGDLIMAAEKVTPEHLAFMVRHTSGIVCMPMLADRLDALRLPQMVSDNTESHRTAFTVSVDYRHGTTTGVSAADRAKTILALADPESQANDFLRPGHIFPLRYREGGVLRRAGHTEATVDLSRLAGLGPSGILCELVKDDGTMMRMPDLQAFALEHKLRVITIADLIEYRRRKDRLVRREPGQHTVTTRYGDFTALTYTWLPDGAKSLVLVKGDPASRPSALVRLHAACTMGDVFGSPTCNCNALLDQSLARIAREGSGVLVYLPGMHGDDFGIHHKRNTDGSADLRRGPQETRDLGMGCQILNDLNVRTLQVMTNTDITYRGLAGFGLTIDKRVPLLAD, from the coding sequence ATGCAGACCCGCGAGCGGACCGAAGCCACCATGAGCCACGACGCCAAGCTCTCCTCCATCGAGGATGCCATCCAGGACATCCGCGACGGCAAGTTCGTCATCGTCGCGGACGACGAGGACCGCGAGAACGAGGGCGACCTCATCATGGCGGCGGAGAAGGTGACGCCCGAGCACCTGGCCTTCATGGTGCGTCACACCAGCGGCATCGTCTGCATGCCCATGCTGGCGGACCGGCTGGACGCGCTGCGGCTGCCGCAGATGGTGTCGGACAACACCGAATCCCACCGCACGGCCTTCACGGTGTCCGTGGACTACCGGCACGGGACGACCACGGGCGTGTCCGCGGCGGACCGCGCGAAGACCATCCTGGCGCTGGCGGACCCGGAGAGCCAGGCCAACGACTTCCTGCGCCCCGGGCACATCTTCCCGCTGCGCTACCGCGAGGGCGGCGTGCTGCGCCGCGCGGGCCACACCGAGGCCACCGTGGACCTGTCCCGGCTGGCGGGCCTGGGCCCCTCGGGCATCCTGTGCGAGCTGGTGAAGGACGACGGCACGATGATGCGGATGCCGGACCTCCAGGCCTTCGCGCTCGAGCACAAGCTGCGCGTCATCACCATCGCGGACCTCATCGAGTACCGCCGCCGCAAGGACCGGCTGGTGCGCCGCGAGCCGGGCCAGCACACCGTCACCACCCGCTACGGCGACTTCACCGCGCTCACGTACACGTGGCTGCCCGACGGCGCCAAGTCGCTGGTGCTGGTGAAGGGAGACCCCGCCTCCCGCCCGAGCGCCCTGGTGCGCCTGCATGCGGCCTGCACGATGGGCGACGTGTTCGGCTCGCCGACGTGCAACTGCAACGCGCTGCTGGATCAGTCGCTGGCCCGCATCGCCCGCGAGGGCAGCGGCGTCCTGGTGTACCTGCCCGGCATGCACGGGGACGACTTCGGCATCCACCACAAGCGCAACACGGACGGCAGCGCCGACCTGCGCCGCGGGCCGCAAGAGACGCGGGATTTGGGCATGGGCTGCCAGATCCTCAATGACCTGAACGTGCGCACGCTGCAGGTGATGACCAACACGGACATCACCTACCGGGGCCTCGCGGGCTTCGGGCTCACCATCGACAAGCGCGTCCCGCTGCTCGCGGACTGA
- a CDS encoding competence/damage-inducible protein A, producing the protein MERTGAAAIIIGNEVLTAKVQDQNGPHLIKRLREVGIPLRSVETILDDVDAIVDAMNRARQRARYVFTSGGIGPTHDDVTVRAVALALGKSVVRLPEMVSLIEARAPEGKVTPEGMRLADAPEGAVLLPQAGTWYPVLTVGDIYLLPGVPQLFRMQLETVLARLSGTPVVLQNLFLRLGESEIAAVLDHVALNMPHVAIGSYPEFDPAKDYRVKITVEAGERGPVEEAVARIIGGLPDGAVLRRE; encoded by the coding sequence ATGGAGCGCACGGGCGCGGCGGCGATCATCATCGGCAATGAGGTCCTGACGGCGAAGGTCCAGGACCAGAACGGTCCGCACCTCATCAAGAGGCTGCGCGAGGTGGGCATCCCCCTGCGTTCGGTGGAGACCATCCTGGACGACGTGGACGCCATCGTGGACGCGATGAACCGGGCGCGGCAGCGCGCGCGCTATGTGTTCACCAGCGGCGGCATCGGCCCCACCCACGACGACGTCACGGTGCGCGCCGTGGCGCTGGCGCTGGGCAAGTCCGTGGTGCGCCTGCCGGAGATGGTGTCGCTCATCGAGGCGCGTGCTCCCGAGGGCAAGGTGACGCCGGAGGGCATGCGCCTGGCCGACGCACCCGAGGGCGCCGTGCTGCTGCCCCAGGCGGGCACGTGGTACCCGGTGCTGACGGTGGGGGACATCTACCTGCTGCCCGGCGTGCCGCAGCTCTTCCGGATGCAGCTGGAGACGGTGCTCGCGCGCCTGAGCGGCACCCCGGTGGTGCTCCAGAACCTGTTCCTGCGGCTGGGCGAGAGCGAAATCGCGGCCGTGCTGGACCACGTGGCGCTGAACATGCCGCACGTGGCCATCGGCTCGTATCCGGAGTTCGACCCGGCCAAGGACTACCGGGTGAAGATCACCGTCGAGGCCGGCGAGCGAGGCCCCGTGGAGGAGGCCGTCGCGCGCATCATCGGCGGCCTGCCCGACGGCGCGGTGCTGCGGCGGGAGTGA
- the tmk gene encoding dTMP kinase, translated as MSAARKVSRRGRFIVLEGLDGAGTTTQAERLAAALRAEGHGVLTTREPSDGPVGTLIRQALTGRLGLPQGAGPLTPQTLALLFAADRTDHLAARVLPALEEGKLVLCDRYVLSSLAYQGASLPMGWVEQVNDYAVSPDLTLFVGVAPEVAAKRRAARGGAAELFEADEAQRRIAKQYLAAIRRRAKKERIVHIDGEQGIEAVTQASLVQIRKLLGRKR; from the coding sequence GTGAGCGCGGCGCGCAAGGTCTCCCGTCGGGGCCGCTTCATCGTCCTGGAGGGATTGGACGGCGCCGGCACCACCACGCAGGCGGAGCGGCTGGCGGCCGCCCTGCGCGCGGAGGGCCATGGGGTGCTCACCACGCGGGAGCCCTCGGATGGCCCGGTGGGGACGCTGATCCGCCAGGCCCTCACGGGCCGCCTGGGCCTGCCCCAGGGCGCGGGGCCGCTGACGCCCCAGACGCTGGCGCTGCTCTTCGCGGCGGACCGCACGGACCACCTCGCGGCGCGCGTGCTGCCGGCGCTGGAGGAGGGGAAGCTCGTCCTGTGCGACAGGTACGTGTTGTCCTCGCTGGCCTATCAGGGCGCGTCCCTGCCCATGGGCTGGGTGGAGCAGGTGAACGATTACGCCGTGTCGCCGGACCTGACGCTGTTCGTGGGCGTGGCGCCGGAAGTCGCCGCGAAGCGACGTGCGGCGCGGGGTGGGGCGGCGGAGCTGTTCGAGGCGGACGAGGCGCAGCGGCGCATCGCGAAGCAGTACCTGGCCGCCATCCGCCGCCGCGCGAAGAAGGAGCGCATCGTCCACATCGACGGTGAGCAGGGCATCGAGGCGGTGACGCAGGCCTCGCTGGTCCAGATTCGCAAGCTGCTCGGCCGTAAGCGCTGA